The following proteins are encoded in a genomic region of Corallococcus silvisoli:
- a CDS encoding ATPase, T2SS/T4P/T4SS family, translating into MFLITLTEKGGGSEQREYPKNEITIGRLAGNDIVLAKGNVSKTHSRIVEKDGRFIIVDMKSTNGTFVNGKKIAGPMVLKPTDQVSIGDYILNVEALDDAPQDEPADEAYDEEQGEEAYEEEEPYEEEEPYEEEAPPPAAAAPSRMPASMAAAMAKNKRKVDPRLERYSRLQKEIHDRLIEYLDLRRMDMDRLGDEELWRRTEKAIRDIIDQMEADGELPTDVDREELLTDVINEALGLGPLEAFLASEEISEIMVNHANQIYIERKGKLTLSEKTFSSNQAVLGVIERIVAPIGRRIDESSPLVDARLKDGSRVNAIIPPLALKGPCITIRKFKKDALKIQDLIKYKTVTAQMAEFLEMCVTARRNIVISGGTGSGKTTTLNIISSFIPEGERIITVEDAAELQLPQDHWVQLESRPPNLEGKGAITIRELVKNCLRMRPDRIVVGECRSGETLDMLQAMNTGHDGSLTTLHANTPRDAIARLETMVLMSGMELPVKAIREQIASAVHLIVQQTRFSDGTRKICFITEVSGMEVDIVTLQDIFYFKQDGFTEDHKVRGRYVASGFVPKFYDELQRKGIPVNMSIFRED; encoded by the coding sequence ATGTTTCTCATCACGCTGACGGAGAAGGGCGGCGGGTCGGAGCAGCGGGAGTATCCCAAGAACGAGATCACGATCGGCCGGCTCGCTGGCAACGACATCGTCCTCGCCAAGGGAAACGTCTCCAAGACCCACTCCCGCATCGTCGAAAAGGACGGGCGCTTCATCATCGTGGACATGAAGTCCACGAACGGCACCTTCGTGAACGGCAAGAAGATCGCCGGGCCCATGGTGCTCAAGCCCACCGACCAGGTCTCCATCGGCGACTACATCCTCAACGTGGAGGCGCTGGACGACGCGCCCCAGGATGAGCCCGCCGACGAGGCCTACGACGAGGAGCAGGGCGAGGAGGCCTACGAGGAGGAAGAGCCCTACGAGGAGGAGGAGCCCTACGAGGAGGAGGCGCCGCCGCCCGCCGCCGCCGCTCCCAGCCGCATGCCCGCGTCCATGGCCGCGGCCATGGCGAAGAACAAGCGCAAGGTGGACCCCCGGCTGGAGCGCTACTCGCGGCTCCAGAAGGAGATCCACGACCGGCTCATCGAGTACCTGGACCTGCGCCGGATGGACATGGACCGGCTCGGGGACGAGGAGCTGTGGCGCCGCACCGAGAAGGCCATCCGCGACATCATCGACCAGATGGAGGCGGACGGAGAGCTTCCGACGGACGTGGACCGCGAGGAGCTGCTCACCGACGTCATCAACGAGGCGCTGGGCCTGGGGCCCCTGGAGGCGTTCCTCGCGTCGGAAGAGATCAGCGAGATCATGGTGAACCACGCCAACCAGATCTACATCGAGCGCAAGGGCAAGCTGACCCTGTCGGAGAAGACGTTCTCCTCCAACCAGGCGGTGCTCGGCGTCATCGAGCGCATCGTGGCGCCCATCGGTCGGCGCATCGACGAGTCCAGCCCGCTGGTGGACGCGCGCCTCAAGGACGGCAGCCGCGTCAACGCCATCATCCCGCCGCTGGCGCTCAAGGGCCCCTGCATCACCATCCGCAAGTTCAAGAAGGACGCGCTGAAGATCCAGGACCTCATCAAGTACAAGACGGTCACGGCGCAGATGGCCGAGTTCCTGGAGATGTGTGTCACGGCCCGCCGCAACATCGTCATCTCCGGCGGCACCGGCTCCGGCAAGACGACGACGCTGAACATCATCAGCTCCTTCATTCCCGAGGGCGAGCGCATCATCACGGTGGAGGACGCCGCGGAGCTGCAGCTGCCGCAGGACCACTGGGTGCAGCTGGAGAGCCGCCCGCCCAACCTGGAAGGCAAGGGCGCCATCACCATCCGCGAGCTGGTGAAGAACTGCCTGCGCATGCGGCCCGACCGCATCGTCGTGGGGGAGTGCCGCTCCGGTGAGACGCTGGACATGCTCCAGGCGATGAACACCGGCCACGACGGTTCGCTCACCACGCTGCACGCGAACACGCCGCGAGACGCCATCGCGCGGCTGGAGACGATGGTGCTCATGTCCGGCATGGAGCTGCCGGTGAAGGCCATCCGCGAGCAGATCGCCAGCGCCGTGCACCTCATCGTGCAGCAGACGCGCTTCTCCGACGGCACGCGCAAGATCTGCTTCATCACGGAGGTGTCCGGCATGGAGGTCGACATCGTGACCCTCCAGGACATCTTCTATTTCAAGCAGGACGGCTTCACGGAGGACCACAAGGTGCGGGGGCGCTATGTGGCTTCGGGCTTCGTCCCGAAGTTCTACGACGAGCTCCAGCGCAAGGGCATTCCGGTCAACATGAGCATCTTCCGCGAGGACTGA
- a CDS encoding type II and III secretion system protein family protein, whose translation MSTRFTQALALSALVTLVAAAPALAQEGSTVSLGVGTQKVLTIPGLSRVALGDPSIAEVKTLGTGQLLVTGNQEGKTTLLVWKSSGQRISYLVTVRKQDPNEVISEIKRLLGEIEGVSVRMVGDRIYLDGQAYTTQDADRIEQVVSLYPNVKSFVKIAPNAKKLVAQNLNAAFQKAGLKNVQANVVGATIFLEGSVESQQDLQKAELITKAIGEKVENLLVVGIKRMILSEVQFVEIRRNSRDRYGIKYPTDITGSLTATVNLTKSLIPSADAVSGLILGATGGSDLSIGFQSNDGYGRLLAQPKLVCASGEKAEFLAGGEVPIPLITNTQFTVEYKPYGVILKIRPTADRNGNIQTEVEAEASEIDTSVSVSFGGSSAIPGFRTRKVKTNVTVRHGETIVLSGVFSHDEQKAVAKLPGLGNIPIVGELFKNRAFDSTKRELVIFVTPRIVNPDSDKVRSIIEDVKTRYKQARSEVNFNIFD comes from the coding sequence ATGTCCACTCGCTTCACGCAAGCCCTGGCGCTCAGCGCCCTCGTCACCCTGGTGGCCGCTGCCCCCGCCCTTGCCCAGGAGGGCAGCACCGTCAGCCTGGGCGTGGGTACCCAGAAGGTGCTCACCATCCCCGGCCTCAGCCGCGTCGCGCTGGGCGATCCGTCCATCGCCGAGGTGAAGACGCTGGGCACCGGCCAGCTGCTCGTCACCGGTAACCAGGAAGGCAAGACGACGCTGCTGGTGTGGAAGTCCTCCGGGCAGCGCATCAGCTACCTGGTGACGGTCCGCAAGCAGGACCCCAACGAGGTCATCTCGGAGATCAAGCGCCTCCTGGGTGAAATCGAAGGTGTGTCCGTGCGCATGGTGGGTGACCGCATCTACCTGGACGGTCAGGCGTACACCACGCAGGACGCGGACCGCATCGAGCAGGTGGTGAGCCTCTACCCGAACGTGAAGTCGTTCGTGAAGATCGCCCCCAACGCGAAGAAGCTGGTCGCCCAGAACCTGAACGCGGCCTTCCAGAAGGCGGGCCTGAAGAACGTGCAGGCCAACGTGGTGGGCGCGACCATCTTCCTGGAGGGCTCCGTGGAGAGCCAGCAGGACCTGCAGAAGGCGGAGCTCATCACCAAGGCCATTGGCGAGAAGGTGGAGAACCTGCTCGTCGTCGGCATCAAGCGGATGATCCTCTCCGAGGTCCAGTTCGTGGAAATCCGGCGCAACAGCCGCGACCGCTACGGCATCAAGTACCCCACGGACATCACCGGCTCGCTCACCGCGACCGTCAACCTGACCAAGTCGCTCATCCCCTCCGCGGACGCCGTCTCCGGCCTCATCCTGGGCGCGACGGGCGGCTCGGACCTGAGCATCGGCTTCCAGTCCAATGACGGCTACGGCCGCCTGCTGGCGCAGCCCAAGCTGGTCTGCGCCAGCGGTGAGAAGGCGGAGTTCCTCGCCGGCGGCGAGGTGCCCATCCCGCTCATCACCAACACGCAGTTCACGGTGGAGTACAAGCCCTACGGCGTCATCCTGAAGATCCGCCCGACCGCGGACCGCAACGGCAACATCCAGACGGAGGTGGAGGCGGAGGCCTCTGAAATCGACACCTCCGTGTCGGTGTCCTTCGGTGGTTCGTCCGCCATCCCCGGCTTCCGCACCCGCAAGGTGAAGACCAACGTCACCGTGCGCCACGGTGAGACCATCGTGCTGTCGGGTGTGTTCAGCCACGACGAGCAGAAGGCCGTCGCGAAGCTGCCGGGCCTGGGCAACATCCCCATCGTGGGCGAACTGTTCAAGAACCGCGCGTTCGACTCCACCAAGCGCGAGCTGGTGATCTTCGTCACCCCGCGCATCGTGAACCCGGACTCGGACAAGGTCCGGAGCATCATCGAGGACGTGAAGACCCGCTACAAGCAGGCCCGTTCCGAGGTGAACTTCAACATCTTCGACTGA
- a CDS encoding A24 family peptidase: protein MTPVQLALWTILGVALVIAAVSDVLRRLIPNAVTYPLIVLGLGVRGVSEGVGGLETGLVSGVLAGAGLALLLVPGALRGRMGWGDVKLMAAVGCVLGFPTVLAAAAFISLVGALQAVVTLLWQGAVWDTLAGVVRRWAVRMKWLREETSPAPVRHIPYGVSIALGTFWAMWWQQQHLG, encoded by the coding sequence ATGACACCTGTTCAGCTCGCGCTTTGGACGATTCTGGGAGTGGCCCTCGTGATTGCGGCGGTGAGCGACGTGCTGCGCCGGCTCATCCCGAACGCCGTGACCTATCCGCTCATCGTGCTGGGGCTCGGGGTGCGCGGGGTGTCCGAAGGGGTGGGTGGGCTGGAGACGGGGTTGGTGAGCGGGGTGCTGGCGGGCGCGGGGCTCGCGCTGCTGCTGGTGCCGGGTGCGCTGCGCGGGCGCATGGGGTGGGGTGACGTCAAGCTGATGGCGGCCGTGGGCTGCGTGCTGGGCTTCCCCACGGTGCTCGCGGCGGCGGCCTTCATTTCGCTGGTGGGAGCGCTGCAGGCGGTCGTCACGCTGCTGTGGCAGGGGGCCGTCTGGGACACGCTGGCGGGGGTGGTTCGCCGCTGGGCGGTGCGCATGAAATGGCTGCGCGAGGAAACCTCGCCCGCTCCCGTGCGACACATCCCCTACGGCGTCTCCATCGCGCTCGGGACTTTCTGGGCCATGTGGTGGCAGCAACAACATCTGGGATAG
- a CDS encoding FHA domain-containing protein, whose translation MIDQNSRPARKVGIAEHLWETYEEMAQQMGSDRDALINQALFMFARLNGFIDVRTKAEPAVAAVPSPTPSPRPVSAPPPAAAAKSGPPVLAPARAEAPAARPSARNVDERPSSNGLDNDPVRREVAERVLETAAELERLIKGKNEPPPPSADDMIEDEEEPLPEQEDPPLDEMEDEPPEEAEEEQAEEAEEEGAALYLVMESGEEEKIVKDRYVIGRGKHCDFVINSGKVSREHAVIARDGGDFYIEDLGSSNGTWFNKQRIKRRKVEDGDEYFICSEKIRLVIH comes from the coding sequence ATGATCGATCAGAACTCCCGTCCCGCACGCAAGGTCGGCATCGCCGAGCACCTGTGGGAGACGTACGAAGAGATGGCCCAGCAGATGGGGTCGGATCGCGACGCGCTCATCAATCAGGCGCTGTTCATGTTCGCGCGCCTCAACGGCTTCATCGACGTGAGGACGAAGGCGGAGCCGGCGGTGGCGGCCGTGCCGTCGCCCACGCCGTCTCCGCGCCCCGTCTCCGCGCCGCCGCCGGCCGCCGCGGCCAAGAGCGGGCCGCCGGTGCTCGCGCCCGCGCGCGCCGAGGCTCCCGCCGCCCGGCCCTCCGCGCGCAACGTGGACGAGCGCCCGTCCTCCAACGGCCTGGACAATGATCCGGTGCGCCGCGAGGTCGCCGAGCGCGTCCTGGAGACGGCCGCCGAGCTGGAGCGGCTCATCAAGGGCAAGAACGAGCCGCCTCCGCCCTCCGCCGACGACATGATCGAGGACGAGGAGGAGCCCCTGCCGGAGCAGGAGGATCCGCCGCTCGACGAGATGGAGGACGAGCCGCCGGAGGAGGCCGAGGAGGAGCAGGCGGAGGAGGCCGAAGAGGAGGGCGCGGCGCTCTACCTGGTCATGGAGTCCGGCGAGGAAGAGAAGATCGTCAAGGACCGCTACGTCATCGGCCGCGGCAAGCACTGCGACTTCGTCATCAACTCCGGCAAGGTGTCACGCGAGCACGCCGTCATCGCCCGTGACGGCGGGGACTTCTACATCGAAGACCTCGGCTCCTCGAACGGGACCTGGTTCAACAAGCAGCGCATCAAGCGCCGCAAGGTCGAGGACGGGGACGAGTACTTCATCTGCAGCGAGAAGATCCGCCTCGTCATCCACTGA